The following coding sequences are from one Pseudomonas mendocina window:
- a CDS encoding MFS transporter, producing MRLIWKSFRSLYFATLLMLLGSGLLSTYLALRLADTVDGLWVGALMAANYFGLVLGGKLGHRLIGRVGHIRAYVACAGVVTAAVLGHGLVEWLPFWLFLRMLVGLGMMCQYMVIESWLNEQAEAKQRGLVFSGYMAASYLGLILGQLTLVVHPTLGLELLMLVALCFALCLVPVALTRRLHPAPLHPAPLELRFFLSRVPLSLTTISVAGLLIGSFYGLAPLYATRMGLSTEQVGLFMGSCILAGLLVQWPLGWLSDRHDRVRLIRGCAVLLLLAALPLAALPEVFLGLLIVVGFLVSLMQFSLYPLAVALANDHVEPERRVSLTAMLLVTFGVGACIGPLLTGVLMRFYGANMLYVFVCVCALILIWRIRPEVVTHLHQVEDAPLQHMAMPGNVTSSPLVAALDPRVDEQTVQEQMQEPAAAAAAEDEQQNAQAAP from the coding sequence ATGCGACTGATCTGGAAGTCATTCCGCTCGCTGTACTTTGCCACCCTGCTCATGTTGCTCGGCTCCGGTTTGCTCAGTACTTATCTGGCCTTGCGTCTGGCCGATACGGTGGATGGTCTGTGGGTCGGTGCGCTGATGGCGGCCAACTATTTCGGTCTGGTGCTCGGCGGCAAGCTGGGGCATCGGCTGATCGGCCGGGTAGGGCACATTCGCGCCTACGTGGCCTGCGCCGGGGTGGTCACCGCCGCGGTGCTTGGTCATGGCCTGGTGGAGTGGCTGCCGTTCTGGTTGTTCCTGCGCATGCTGGTGGGCCTGGGCATGATGTGCCAGTACATGGTGATCGAGAGCTGGCTCAACGAGCAGGCCGAAGCGAAGCAGCGTGGCCTGGTGTTCAGCGGGTATATGGCGGCTTCCTACCTGGGGTTGATTCTCGGGCAACTGACCCTGGTGGTGCATCCGACGCTGGGGCTGGAGTTGCTGATGCTGGTCGCCCTGTGCTTTGCCCTGTGCCTGGTGCCCGTGGCGCTGACGCGACGTCTGCACCCGGCGCCTTTGCATCCGGCGCCGCTGGAGCTGCGCTTCTTCCTCAGTCGCGTGCCGCTGTCGCTGACCACGATTTCGGTGGCCGGCCTGCTGATCGGCTCTTTCTATGGTCTGGCGCCGCTGTATGCGACACGCATGGGGCTATCGACCGAGCAGGTGGGCTTGTTCATGGGTAGCTGCATTCTGGCCGGCTTGCTGGTGCAGTGGCCATTGGGCTGGTTGTCGGATCGCCATGACCGCGTGCGTCTGATCCGTGGGTGTGCGGTATTGCTGCTGCTTGCAGCACTGCCGCTGGCTGCGTTGCCCGAGGTTTTCCTGGGATTGCTGATCGTCGTCGGTTTTCTGGTCAGCCTGATGCAGTTCAGCCTCTACCCGCTGGCGGTGGCCCTTGCCAATGACCATGTCGAGCCGGAGCGACGCGTATCGCTGACCGCCATGCTGCTGGTCACCTTTGGGGTAGGCGCATGCATTGGCCCGCTGCTGACGGGCGTGTTGATGCGCTTCTACGGGGCCAACATGCTGTACGTGTTCGTTTGCGTCTGTGCGCTGATCCTGATCTGGCGTATTCGGCCTGAGGTGGTCACTCATCTGCATCAGGTCGAGGATGCGCCGCTGCAGCACATGGCCATGCCGGGTAATGTCACCAGCTCACCGCTGGTCGCTGCGCTCGATCCCAGGGTCGACGAGCAAACGGTGCAGGAACAGATGCAGGAGCCGGCTGCCGCCGCGGCAGCCGAAGACGAACAGCAGAACGCACAGGCAGCCCCGTAG
- a CDS encoding flagellar brake protein, translating into MSSAFNDESGPQPPKVLKAPVEIIATLRQLQQNHDPLVIQFKDRSQRFQSYLVEIDRDRARIALDEIIPNDGERFFKQGEGFKVEAFRDGVRVAWSCEHDVQPGEFEGAPCYWAPLPQEVIYHQRRSAFRAPLKQSDLVKVVLNGDKLREPIPGHLLDISATGCKLRFAGNLTQQLSNGQVHERLTAHLPFGAMTCAVELRHVQYEEKVDMTFVGTRFHRMNGLEQRQVERFVYQLQREARRTESDGPF; encoded by the coding sequence GTGTCCAGCGCGTTCAACGACGAGAGCGGCCCTCAGCCGCCAAAGGTGCTCAAGGCACCCGTGGAGATCATTGCCACCCTGCGCCAATTGCAACAGAACCATGACCCTCTGGTGATCCAGTTCAAAGATCGCAGCCAGCGTTTTCAGAGCTATCTGGTAGAAATTGACCGCGATCGGGCTCGTATCGCCCTCGATGAAATCATCCCGAACGATGGCGAACGTTTCTTCAAGCAAGGCGAAGGTTTCAAGGTCGAAGCATTTCGCGATGGCGTGCGCGTAGCCTGGAGCTGCGAGCACGACGTACAGCCAGGTGAGTTCGAAGGTGCCCCCTGCTACTGGGCGCCGTTGCCGCAAGAAGTGATTTACCACCAGCGCCGTAGTGCGTTTCGTGCACCACTCAAGCAAAGCGACCTGGTCAAGGTCGTGCTCAATGGCGACAAACTGCGCGAACCCATTCCTGGTCACCTGCTGGATATTTCCGCCACCGGCTGCAAGCTGCGTTTTGCCGGCAACCTCACCCAGCAATTGAGCAACGGCCAGGTACACGAGCGCCTCACCGCCCACCTGCCCTTCGGCGCGATGACCTGCGCCGTGGAGCTGCGCCATGTGCAATACGAAGAGAAGGTCGACATGACCTTCGTCGGCACCCGCTTCCACCGCATGAATGGTCTGGAACAACGCCAGGTCGAGCGTTTCGTCTACCAGTTGCAGCGCGAAGCACGCCGCACCGAGAGCGACGGCCCCTTCTGA
- a CDS encoding flagella synthesis protein FlgN yields the protein MHDTALLDLFTTDIGTAEQLLELIDAEFQALSERDLPRLDGLLNDKQPLLALLQQHGNERSRLLQNAGLTADRDGLRALAANSAQGEQLLVRSEELSNLLQRCQEANLRNGRLVRANQASVRSVLGILRGGETPGLYDSRGSAARIAQQRPLSQA from the coding sequence ATGCACGACACAGCCCTGCTTGACCTGTTCACCACCGATATCGGCACCGCCGAGCAATTGCTTGAGCTGATCGACGCCGAATTCCAGGCCCTGAGCGAACGTGACCTGCCGCGTCTCGACGGCTTGCTTAACGACAAGCAACCCCTGCTTGCCCTGCTCCAGCAGCATGGCAACGAACGCAGCCGCCTGCTGCAGAACGCTGGCCTGACCGCAGATCGTGACGGACTGAGAGCACTGGCAGCGAACTCCGCCCAGGGCGAGCAGTTACTGGTTCGCAGCGAAGAACTGTCCAACCTGCTGCAACGCTGCCAGGAAGCCAATCTGCGCAATGGCCGCCTTGTGCGTGCCAACCAGGCATCAGTGCGCAGCGTCCTCGGCATCCTGCGCGGCGGCGAAACGCCAGGGCTCTATGACAGTCGTGGCAGTGCCGCTAGAATCGCGCAGCAAAGGCCACTCAGTCAGGCCTGA
- the flgM gene encoding flagellar biosynthesis anti-sigma factor FlgM, translating to MVIDFNRLNNANTPANAGRTGSTQAGNRSESAQPNKAPVTGSDEQTTAKSGESVQLSREAQQLQKISEKLSDQPIVNKERVAQLKQAIADGSYQVDSKRVAQKLLDFESQR from the coding sequence ATGGTCATCGACTTCAACCGGCTGAACAATGCCAATACGCCCGCCAATGCGGGGCGTACCGGCTCGACTCAGGCTGGCAATCGCAGCGAGTCGGCGCAGCCGAACAAAGCGCCTGTCACCGGCAGCGATGAACAAACCACCGCTAAAAGCGGCGAATCCGTGCAACTGAGCCGTGAGGCACAACAGTTGCAGAAAATCAGCGAGAAGCTGAGCGATCAGCCAATCGTCAACAAGGAGCGCGTGGCCCAGTTGAAACAGGCCATCGCTGACGGCAGCTATCAGGTCGACAGCAAACGCGTCGCTCAGAAACTGCTCGACTTCGAATCCCAGCGCTAG
- the flgA gene encoding flagellar basal body P-ring formation chaperone FlgA — MKPRTSSFRQLLAKCLAPLPVLLALPTIGYSGTAAATFTSTEQLIGATEAFLEQATTEYLQRSEIQGRHEIRVNRLDPRLRLPLCDQPLTTTLESPAQPLGRVTTRVRCDGTSPWTVFVPGEVRLYRPVVVLTRPLKRMSVVKAADLSLVERDVGQLGQNFLTDPGQAIGKKLTRQLGGDQVLAPSHLQIAEVVRRGDQVVISARGKTVNVRMPGEALTDGAPGHQINVRNLRSQRVIRARVVGPGQVEVSM; from the coding sequence ATGAAGCCAAGAACGTCATCATTCCGTCAGCTACTGGCAAAGTGCCTTGCTCCTTTGCCCGTTTTACTCGCTTTGCCGACAATCGGCTACAGCGGTACCGCGGCGGCGACCTTCACCAGCACTGAACAGCTTATCGGCGCCACCGAGGCCTTTCTTGAGCAGGCGACCACTGAATATCTACAGCGTAGCGAAATCCAGGGCCGCCATGAGATTCGTGTCAATCGTCTCGACCCACGGTTGCGTCTGCCGCTTTGCGATCAACCGCTGACGACGACACTGGAGAGCCCTGCGCAGCCGCTAGGCCGCGTCACCACTCGTGTACGTTGCGACGGCACCTCTCCCTGGACCGTATTTGTACCCGGCGAAGTACGGCTGTACCGGCCGGTCGTCGTACTCACCCGCCCGCTCAAGCGCATGAGCGTAGTCAAAGCAGCGGATCTCAGCCTGGTGGAACGCGATGTGGGACAACTCGGTCAGAACTTTCTGACTGACCCAGGGCAGGCAATTGGCAAGAAATTGACGCGACAACTGGGCGGCGATCAGGTTCTGGCTCCCAGCCATCTGCAAATTGCCGAGGTGGTGCGCCGCGGCGATCAGGTGGTCATCAGCGCTCGCGGTAAGACCGTCAACGTGCGCATGCCAGGTGAAGCCCTAACGGACGGTGCTCCTGGCCATCAGATCAATGTCCGCAACCTGCGCTCGCAACGGGTGATTCGTGCCCGAGTGGTCGGCCCGGGACAGGTGGAAGTGTCCATGTAG
- a CDS encoding chemotaxis protein CheV: MAGLMDSVNQRTQLVGQNRLELLLFRLEGPQLYGINVFKVKEVLQCPNLTIMPKSSRVVRGVANIRGGTIPILDLSIATGRAPLEDLKTSFVIITEYNTKVQGFLVRSVERIVNMNWEEIHPPPKGTGRDHYLTAVTRLDQQLVEIIDVEKILAEVAPTSEVISAGVIDDQVQSQAVTKHVLIVDDSSVARKQVSRCLQTVGVEVTALNDGREALTFLKKMADEGRYPDKELLMLISDIEMPEMDGYTLTTEIRSDPRMQKLHILLHTSLSGVFNQAMVKKVGADDFLAKFKPDDLAARVVDRIRVSDGG, from the coding sequence ATGGCCGGGTTGATGGATTCGGTTAACCAGCGCACTCAGCTGGTAGGGCAGAACCGTTTGGAGTTGTTGTTGTTCCGCCTGGAAGGCCCACAGCTTTATGGCATCAACGTATTCAAGGTGAAGGAGGTGCTGCAGTGCCCCAACCTCACCATCATGCCCAAATCCAGCCGGGTTGTGCGGGGCGTGGCCAATATTCGTGGTGGCACGATCCCGATTCTCGACCTGTCCATCGCCACGGGGCGGGCACCGCTGGAAGATCTGAAAACCAGTTTCGTGATCATCACCGAGTACAACACCAAGGTTCAGGGCTTTTTGGTGCGCTCGGTGGAGCGCATCGTCAACATGAACTGGGAGGAGATCCATCCGCCACCCAAGGGCACCGGGCGCGATCATTACCTGACCGCGGTCACGCGGCTCGACCAACAACTGGTCGAGATCATCGACGTGGAGAAGATTCTTGCAGAGGTGGCGCCCACCTCCGAAGTGATCTCCGCAGGCGTCATCGATGATCAGGTGCAGAGTCAGGCGGTGACCAAGCATGTGCTGATCGTCGATGACTCCTCGGTGGCGCGCAAACAGGTGTCGCGCTGCCTGCAGACTGTCGGTGTCGAGGTGACCGCCTTGAACGACGGGCGTGAGGCGCTCACTTTCCTCAAGAAAATGGCGGACGAGGGGCGCTATCCTGACAAGGAACTGCTGATGCTGATTTCCGACATCGAGATGCCGGAAATGGACGGCTATACCCTGACTACGGAGATTCGTAGCGATCCACGCATGCAGAAGCTACATATCCTCCTGCATACTTCGCTTTCCGGTGTGTTCAACCAGGCGATGGTGAAGAAGGTCGGCGCTGACGACTTTCTCGCCAAGTTCAAGCCAGATGACTTGGCAGCGCGTGTGGTCGATCGCATTCGTGTTTCGGATGGGGGCTGA
- the cheR gene encoding protein-glutamate O-methyltransferase CheR yields the protein MSSGNLDFEQFRTFLEKACGILLGSNKQYLVSSRLNKLMEQNGIKTLGELVQRMQTQPRGGLREQVVDAMTTNETLWFRDTYPFEVLKSRVLPELIKAYPAQRLRIWSAACSSGQEPYSLSMSIDEFERTNLGQLKAGVQIVATDLSPSMLSNCKSGEYDSLAMGRGLSQERLQRYFDPKGPGRWQVKAPIKSRVEFRPLNLLDSYAALGKFDIVFCRNVLIYFSAEVKKDILTRIHATLKPGGYLFLGASEALNGLPEKYQMVQCSPGIIYKAK from the coding sequence GTGTCTTCAGGTAATTTGGATTTCGAGCAGTTCCGGACTTTCCTGGAAAAGGCCTGCGGTATTCTGCTTGGTAGCAACAAGCAGTACCTGGTCTCCAGCCGTCTGAACAAGCTGATGGAACAGAACGGCATCAAGACCCTGGGCGAGCTGGTGCAGCGTATGCAAACCCAGCCGCGCGGAGGGCTGCGCGAGCAGGTGGTCGATGCCATGACTACCAACGAGACGCTTTGGTTTCGCGACACCTACCCCTTCGAGGTGCTCAAGAGCCGTGTATTGCCGGAGCTGATCAAGGCCTATCCGGCCCAGCGCCTGCGCATCTGGTCGGCGGCCTGCTCGTCCGGCCAGGAGCCTTATTCCTTGTCGATGTCCATCGATGAGTTCGAGCGCACGAACCTTGGCCAGTTGAAGGCCGGTGTGCAGATCGTTGCCACCGACCTTTCGCCGTCGATGCTGAGCAACTGCAAATCCGGTGAATACGACAGCCTGGCCATGGGGCGGGGGCTCTCGCAGGAGCGCCTGCAGCGTTATTTCGATCCGAAAGGGCCAGGGCGCTGGCAGGTCAAGGCGCCGATCAAGAGTCGTGTGGAGTTTCGCCCGCTCAACCTGCTTGACAGTTACGCGGCACTGGGCAAGTTCGACATCGTGTTCTGCCGCAACGTACTGATCTATTTCTCGGCAGAAGTGAAGAAGGACATCCTCACGCGCATTCATGCCACCCTCAAGCCGGGCGGCTATCTGTTCCTCGGGGCCTCCGAGGCGCTCAATGGCCTGCCGGAGAAGTACCAGATGGTGCAGTGCAGCCCGGGGATCATCTACAAGGCCAAATAG
- the flgB gene encoding flagellar basal body rod protein FlgB yields MSINFGRALGIHEQALGFRAQRAEVLANNIANADTPNYKARDLDFASVLAEQSNRMQRGGVSLNRTDSRHIPADGVKTGDAELPYRTPFHASLDQNSVDLQIEQSNYAENAVQFQASFTFLNSKFKGLTSALRGE; encoded by the coding sequence ATGAGCATCAACTTCGGCAGAGCACTCGGCATCCATGAGCAGGCACTCGGCTTTCGCGCCCAGCGTGCCGAGGTGTTGGCCAACAACATCGCCAACGCCGATACCCCGAACTACAAGGCCCGCGACCTGGATTTCGCCAGCGTACTGGCCGAGCAGAGCAACCGCATGCAGCGTGGTGGTGTTTCTCTCAACCGTACCGACAGCCGCCACATTCCGGCCGATGGCGTGAAGACGGGTGACGCCGAGCTGCCTTACCGCACGCCATTCCATGCGTCGCTGGATCAGAACAGCGTGGATCTGCAGATCGAGCAATCGAACTACGCGGAGAATGCCGTGCAGTTCCAGGCCAGTTTCACTTTCCTCAATAGCAAATTCAAAGGGCTGACCAGCGCCCTGCGCGGCGAATAA
- the flgC gene encoding flagellar basal body rod protein FlgC, translating to MSLASVFNIAGTGMSAQSTRLNTISSNIANAETVSSSLDQTYRARHPVFATVFQQAQGGDRGSLFAEQDEAGRGVQVLGVIEDQSSLMPRYEPDHPMANADGYVYYPNVNVVEEMADMISASRAFQTNVEMMNTAKQMLQRVLTLGQ from the coding sequence ATGTCCCTTGCCAGTGTCTTCAACATCGCCGGAACCGGCATGAGCGCCCAGAGCACTCGCCTGAACACCATTTCCAGCAACATCGCCAACGCCGAGACCGTGTCTTCGAGCCTGGATCAGACCTACCGCGCCCGTCATCCGGTGTTCGCCACCGTATTCCAGCAGGCGCAAGGCGGCGACCGTGGTTCGCTGTTCGCCGAACAGGATGAAGCGGGGCGTGGTGTGCAGGTGCTCGGTGTGATCGAGGATCAGAGCAGCCTGATGCCGCGCTACGAGCCGGATCATCCGATGGCTAACGCCGATGGCTACGTCTACTACCCGAACGTCAACGTGGTCGAGGAGATGGCCGACATGATTTCCGCCAGTCGCGCCTTCCAGACCAACGTGGAAATGATGAATACCGCCAAACAGATGCTGCAGCGCGTGCTGACCCTGGGTCAGTAA
- the flgD gene encoding flagellar hook assembly protein FlgD produces MSTVNGTSSVLDQYQIKPDAPKSNDLGKNEFLNLLVAQLNNQNPLEPQGNGEFIAQLAQFSQVEGIEKLNTSMGSMLSSFQSSQALQASSLVGRKVIVPSEKAVVDTSESFKASTLLPVSSSNVYVNVYDNSGALVTRVNLGEQAAGNVSFIWDGKDSDGNVVPPGTYKFEAQATYGSETKGLYTLLPANVDSVTLGGSELMLNLAGLGSVPLSQVQVIGQ; encoded by the coding sequence ATGAGCACCGTAAACGGCACCAGCTCAGTACTGGATCAGTACCAGATCAAACCGGACGCACCGAAGAGCAACGACCTCGGCAAGAACGAGTTCCTCAACTTGCTGGTGGCCCAACTCAACAACCAGAACCCGCTGGAGCCGCAGGGCAACGGTGAGTTCATCGCCCAGTTGGCGCAATTCAGCCAGGTGGAGGGGATCGAGAAGCTCAACACCAGCATGGGCTCGATGCTTTCCAGCTTTCAGTCTTCGCAGGCACTGCAGGCTTCTTCTCTGGTCGGCCGCAAGGTCATCGTGCCGAGCGAGAAGGCGGTGGTCGACACTAGCGAGAGCTTCAAGGCCAGCACTCTGCTGCCCGTCAGCAGCAGCAACGTGTACGTCAACGTCTATGACAATTCGGGCGCGTTGGTTACCCGCGTCAACCTGGGCGAGCAGGCTGCCGGCAATGTCAGCTTCATCTGGGATGGCAAGGATTCCGACGGCAATGTGGTGCCGCCGGGCACCTACAAGTTCGAGGCGCAGGCCACCTACGGCAGTGAAACCAAGGGGCTGTACACCTTGCTGCCGGCTAACGTCGACAGCGTCACCTTGGGCGGCAGCGAGCTGATGCTCAACCTTGCCGGTCTGGGCAGCGTTCCGCTTTCTCAAGTGCAGGTCATCGGCCAGTAA
- the flgE gene encoding flagellar hook protein FlgE: MSFNIGLSGLRAATSDLNVTGNNIANAGTAGFKQSRAEFADVYAASVLGTGKNAQGSGVLLADVSQLFNQGNVNYTNNALDLAINGNGFFMTSNNGEIGYTRAGYFGTDRDGYVVNNFGYRLQGYTADDSGNILPVQSDLRISAGQQEPKATTSVTQRLNLNSNAVRPANAGTMAAPTFDPSDSKSFNWSTSTNIYDSQGNAHVMSQYFVKNEAPANNGWVMHVLIDGVNPRDPTSTQPFSYAVNYDAAGQLANPALTPLASTPPDPALDAPAIPAGTPNGIFSLAAADWVPAEKDPVNPGTMVPNGADSEAFTFDMRGSTQYAASFGVNAVSQDGYTTGQLAGIEIDDTGVIFARYTNGQSKVQGQVLLANFANVQGLTPTGKTAWAQSFESGEPVIGTPRSSTLGALQAGALEDSNVELSDQLVNLIVAQRNYQANAKTIETESAITQTIINLR; the protein is encoded by the coding sequence ATGTCGTTCAATATTGGTCTCAGTGGCCTGCGTGCCGCGACCAGCGACCTCAATGTCACCGGCAACAACATCGCCAACGCCGGTACTGCGGGTTTCAAGCAGTCGCGTGCCGAGTTCGCCGATGTCTATGCCGCTTCCGTTCTGGGTACCGGCAAGAACGCGCAAGGCAGCGGTGTGCTGCTGGCTGATGTGTCGCAGTTGTTCAACCAGGGCAACGTCAACTACACGAACAACGCACTGGATCTTGCCATCAATGGCAATGGTTTCTTCATGACCAGCAACAATGGTGAGATTGGCTATACCCGCGCCGGTTACTTCGGTACGGATCGTGATGGCTATGTCGTCAACAACTTCGGCTATCGCCTGCAGGGCTATACGGCCGATGACAGCGGCAACATCCTGCCGGTGCAGTCCGACCTGCGCATCAGTGCCGGTCAGCAGGAGCCCAAGGCGACCACCAGCGTTACCCAGCGCCTCAACCTGAACTCCAATGCCGTGCGGCCTGCCAATGCCGGCACCATGGCAGCACCGACATTCGATCCGAGCGATTCGAAGTCCTTCAACTGGTCCACCTCGACCAACATCTATGACTCGCAGGGCAACGCCCACGTGATGAGCCAGTACTTCGTCAAGAACGAGGCGCCGGCCAACAATGGCTGGGTCATGCATGTGCTGATCGATGGGGTCAACCCGCGTGACCCGACCAGCACTCAGCCGTTCAGCTATGCAGTCAACTACGATGCGGCCGGCCAACTGGCCAATCCAGCGCTGACCCCATTGGCCAGCACTCCGCCGGATCCGGCCCTGGATGCACCGGCCATTCCTGCCGGCACACCTAATGGCATCTTCAGCCTGGCGGCGGCCGACTGGGTGCCAGCCGAGAAGGATCCGGTCAACCCGGGAACCATGGTGCCCAACGGCGCCGACAGCGAGGCCTTCACCTTCGACATGCGCGGCTCTACCCAGTACGCGGCATCTTTCGGGGTCAACGCCGTTAGCCAGGATGGCTACACCACGGGCCAGTTGGCTGGTATCGAGATCGATGATACCGGGGTGATCTTCGCCCGTTACACCAACGGCCAGTCCAAGGTTCAAGGGCAGGTGTTGCTGGCGAACTTCGCCAACGTCCAGGGGCTGACTCCGACAGGCAAGACGGCCTGGGCGCAGTCGTTCGAATCCGGTGAACCGGTGATTGGCACGCCGCGCAGCAGCACCTTGGGTGCTTTGCAGGCGGGGGCGCTGGAGGATTCCAACGTCGAGTTGTCGGATCAACTGGTGAACCTGATCGTGGCTCAGCGCAACTACCAGGCCAACGCCAAGACCATCGAAACCGAAAGCGCCATTACCCAGACCATCATCAACCTGCGTTGA
- a CDS encoding flagellar basal body rod protein FlgF, with product MDKMLYVSMTGAQNNTLALRAHANNLANVSTSGFRRDFEQARSMPLFGETYPARVFAMSERPATDFRPGSLQETGRDLDVAVGGKGWVAVQAPDGSEAYVRTASLNIDALGILRTGNGLPVMGNAGPIAVPPEQKVEIGQDGTISIRALGENPNVLAEVDRIKLVNPDPKSMEKGTDGLIRVKGQPPVEADATVQLTSGFLEASNVNAVEEMTAILSLSRQFELSVKMMRTAEDNSSAMARVLQIS from the coding sequence ATGGACAAGATGCTGTATGTCTCCATGACCGGAGCGCAGAACAACACACTGGCTCTGCGCGCCCACGCCAACAACCTGGCGAACGTTTCCACCTCGGGTTTCCGCCGTGACTTCGAGCAGGCGCGCTCCATGCCGCTGTTCGGTGAAACCTATCCCGCTCGCGTATTCGCCATGAGCGAACGTCCTGCCACTGATTTTCGTCCCGGTTCGCTGCAGGAAACCGGACGCGACCTGGACGTTGCCGTGGGCGGCAAGGGCTGGGTCGCCGTGCAGGCGCCGGATGGCAGCGAGGCCTACGTGCGCACCGCCAGCCTGAACATCGATGCTCTGGGAATACTGCGCACCGGCAATGGTTTGCCGGTGATGGGCAACGCCGGGCCGATTGCTGTGCCGCCGGAGCAGAAAGTAGAGATCGGCCAGGACGGCACCATCAGTATTCGTGCCCTTGGCGAAAACCCCAACGTGCTGGCCGAGGTGGACCGTATCAAGCTGGTCAATCCGGATCCGAAAAGCATGGAGAAGGGCACCGATGGCCTGATTCGTGTCAAGGGCCAGCCCCCGGTAGAGGCCGACGCCACGGTTCAGCTTACCTCTGGCTTTCTCGAGGCAAGCAACGTCAATGCCGTCGAGGAGATGACCGCGATTCTTTCCCTGTCCCGTCAGTTCGAGCTGTCGGTGAAGATGATGCGCACCGCCGAAGACAATTCGTCGGCCATGGCG